ACGATCGGAATCGTCGGTCTGCCGAATGTCGGCAAGTCGACCCTGTTCAACGCCCTGACCAAGAACGACGTGCTGGCGGCCAACTACCCGTTCGCCACGATCGAGCCCAACGTCGGCGTCGTGGGTGTCCCGGACCCGCGCCTGAACAAGCTGGCCGAGATCTTCGGCTCGCAGAAGCTGCTCCCCGCCACGGTCGACTTCGTCGACATCGCGGGCATCGTGCGCGGCGCGAGCGAGGGCGAGGGCCTGGGCAACAAGTTCCTCGCGAACATCCGCGAGTCCGACGCGATCTGCCAGGTCATCCGCGCCTTCAAGGACGAGAACGTCGTCCACGTCGACGGCAAGGTCTCGCCGAAGGACGACATCGAGACGATCAACACCGAGCTGATCCTCGCCGACCTCCAGTCCGTCGAGAAGCAGATCCCGCGCCTCCAGAAGGAGTCCCGCCTCCAGAAGGAGAAGGTCGCGGTCCTCGCCGCGGTCGAGGAGGCCCAGAAGATCATGGAGGCGGGCCAGACCCTCTTCGCCGCGGGCATCACCGCGAACACGGAGAAGGGTCGCCTCCTGCACGAGCTCCATCTGCTGACGACGAAGCCCTTCCTGTACGTCTTCAACGTCGACGAGGACGAGCTGGTCGACGAGGACTTCAAGAACGAGCAGCGTGCCCTGGTCGCCCCGGCCGAGGCGATCTTCCTCAACGCCAAGATCGAGTCCGAGCTGATCGAGCTCGACGACGACGAGGCCCTGGAGCTGCTCCAGTCGATGGGCCAGGACGAGCCCGGCCTGGCGACCCTCGGCCGCGTCGGCTTCGAGACCCTGGGCCTCCAGACCTACCTCACGGCAGGCCCGAAGGAGACCCGCGCCTGGACGATCAAGAAGGGCGCGACGGCCCCCGAGGCGGCCGGTGTGATCCACACCGACTTCCAGAAGGGCTTCATCAAGGCGGAGATCATCTCCTTCGACGACCTGGTCGAAACGGGCTCGGTCGCCGAGGCCCGCGCCAAGGGCAAGGCCCGCATGGAGGGCAAGGACTACGTGATGCAGGACGGCGACGTGGTGGAGTTCCGCTTCAACGTGTGAGCGGATGACCTGACGCCACGTTGGCCGCGTGGTTCACGTCAGGTCGGATGGGGTCGGCTCTTCCGGGAGTCGGCCCCTTGCTGTTTCCCGGGCGGGATGGTGCTGGGGGCAGGCTCATTCGTACTGTCGGCAGCGTCCGGGGAAGACGGCCTTGACCCGTGCGGAGACGAGGTCCAGGGCGCTGCGGGAGGCGGCGCCGTCGGGATCGGACCCGAGCTGAAGAGCCAGTCCCTCGACCAGGCTGTGCAGTTCGAGTGCGGCGAGATCCGGGTCGCTGTCGGCCGGTACTTCGCCGCACTCCTTTCCGTTGCGGACCGCTCCGGCGAGCATCGAGCGGATGAGCCGGCCCGTCTCGGCGTGGGCCTGCGCGAGGCGCGGGTTGTCCACCGTGCGTCCTACGAAGGCCAGCGTCACGCGGTGTGCCGAGCGGCGGGGCGGGTCCACCGGGAGCCACTCGGCAAGGCCGTCGACGACCACGTCGCGGATCGGCAGCCGCTCGCGCCTCGATCGTTCCTCCAGCGCCGAAACCCTCTCAAGGGTCTTCTGGACGACCCTCTCGTGAGTGAACAGCACCATCTCGTCCTTGGTCGAGAAGTAGTGCTGTACGTGGCCGACGGAAACCCCTGCCTCGGCGGCGGTCCGCGCCACGGTGACCTGGTCGAGACCCCGCTCGGTGATCAACCGCTGGACCGCGTCGGCGACCTGGACGCGCCTGGCTTGGTGATCGACGACCTTCGGCATGCCGTCAGGGTATCCGCCTTCGGGCCTTGCCAGATCTTTTTACCGTATGGTCATATTGTAAAAACTGCTGAGGGGCGAAGGGGGCCGTAGGCATGGGGATGAAGCCGCGAGCGAGGCTGCGACGGTGGCGCGTGGGGTTAGGGACGGCCATGGGGGTGGTGCTGATCGCGAGTGCGGTGAACGGATTCGCGCCCGCGGCTACGGCCGCCGGGAGCGCCGTCGTGAGTGCTGGGGGTGCTGTCGATGCCGGGACTTGGCCGGTGATCGACGACTTCGTCGAGGAGCGGCTCGATGCGACCGGCACGCCCGGTGCCGCGCTCGCCGTGATCGAGGGCGGTCGCGTCGTGCACGAGCGGGGGTTCGGCAAGGACGGCCGGGGCCGGGCCGTCACGTCGGATACGCCGTTCCTGTGGGGGTCGGTGGCCAAGCCGGT
The Streptomyces sp. NBC_00234 DNA segment above includes these coding regions:
- the ychF gene encoding redox-regulated ATPase YchF, whose amino-acid sequence is MSLTIGIVGLPNVGKSTLFNALTKNDVLAANYPFATIEPNVGVVGVPDPRLNKLAEIFGSQKLLPATVDFVDIAGIVRGASEGEGLGNKFLANIRESDAICQVIRAFKDENVVHVDGKVSPKDDIETINTELILADLQSVEKQIPRLQKESRLQKEKVAVLAAVEEAQKIMEAGQTLFAAGITANTEKGRLLHELHLLTTKPFLYVFNVDEDELVDEDFKNEQRALVAPAEAIFLNAKIESELIELDDDEALELLQSMGQDEPGLATLGRVGFETLGLQTYLTAGPKETRAWTIKKGATAPEAAGVIHTDFQKGFIKAEIISFDDLVETGSVAEARAKGKARMEGKDYVMQDGDVVEFRFNV
- a CDS encoding TetR/AcrR family transcriptional regulator, with the translated sequence MPKVVDHQARRVQVADAVQRLITERGLDQVTVARTAAEAGVSVGHVQHYFSTKDEMVLFTHERVVQKTLERVSALEERSRRERLPIRDVVVDGLAEWLPVDPPRRSAHRVTLAFVGRTVDNPRLAQAHAETGRLIRSMLAGAVRNGKECGEVPADSDPDLAALELHSLVEGLALQLGSDPDGAASRSALDLVSARVKAVFPGRCRQYE